A DNA window from Terriglobales bacterium contains the following coding sequences:
- a CDS encoding phosphodiester glycosidase family protein, whose product MRRALVSVALLVLLSGFAEAGHRSKADANPKWQQLAPGVEFGLLKAGKPSPIGDSRIAVLRIDPALWDLELIGVSQSGEPAGRTAREWCEKYNLVAAINAGMFDRDGKTHTGYARFQEQVNNSRVNDYQSVAAFDPRDPKNPAPFRIFDLDAPGTTLPAILKDYASAVQNLRLIKRPNSNQWSEQNKKWSEAALGEDDAGRILFIFSRSPFSMHDLNQELLSAGIGLVAAQHLEGGPEAQLYLHLGKVEFEMFGSYETSFREDDGNSTPWPVPNVIGIRPRPPLAH is encoded by the coding sequence ATGCGTCGCGCACTCGTCTCCGTAGCTTTACTCGTGCTGTTGTCCGGCTTTGCTGAGGCTGGCCACAGATCGAAGGCTGATGCCAATCCAAAGTGGCAACAACTGGCTCCAGGAGTCGAGTTCGGATTACTGAAGGCGGGCAAGCCAAGCCCGATTGGGGACTCACGAATAGCTGTGCTGCGGATAGATCCTGCCCTCTGGGATCTGGAACTTATTGGCGTCAGCCAAAGTGGCGAGCCGGCAGGGCGCACCGCTCGCGAGTGGTGTGAGAAGTACAACCTAGTGGCTGCGATTAATGCCGGGATGTTCGATCGCGACGGCAAAACCCACACCGGATACGCCCGCTTCCAGGAACAGGTCAACAACAGTCGAGTGAACGATTATCAATCGGTTGCGGCTTTTGATCCGCGAGATCCCAAGAACCCTGCACCTTTCCGCATCTTTGATCTGGATGCTCCGGGAACCACTTTGCCTGCCATCCTCAAGGACTATGCCTCGGCCGTACAAAACTTGAGGTTGATTAAACGGCCCAACTCGAACCAATGGAGCGAGCAGAACAAGAAGTGGAGCGAGGCCGCTTTGGGAGAAGATGACGCAGGCAGAATTCTGTTTATCTTTTCTCGCTCTCCATTCTCAATGCATGATCTGAACCAGGAGCTGTTGTCGGCGGGCATTGGGCTCGTCGCCGCCCAGCACCTGGAAGGCGGGCCGGAAGCCCAACTTTATTTGCATTTAGGCAAAGTTGAATTTGAGATGTTCGGAAGCTATGAAACTTCTTTCCGAGAGGATGATGGCAACTCAACCCCATGGCCGGTCCCAAATGTTATTGGTATCCGGCCGCGGCCACCATTGGCTCACTGA